Proteins from one Sarcophilus harrisii chromosome 2, mSarHar1.11, whole genome shotgun sequence genomic window:
- the BOLA3 gene encoding bolA-like protein 3 yields MAAPGAAAAAAAASHLLCRRSLGVVTLLQCAQRTFASQTSGELKVTHVLKEKFPQATTIKVTDISGGCGAMYEIHIESEEFKDKRTVQQHQMVNKALKEEIKSMHGLRIFTSVPKS; encoded by the exons ATGGCGGCCCCGGGCgctgctgccgctgccgccgctgCCTCCCACCTTCTCTGCCGGAGAAGCCTCGGCGTG GTCACTCTTCTCCAATGCGCCCAAAGAACATTTGCCTCCCAGACCTCAGGGGAGCTCAAAGTGACTCACGTCCTAAAAGAGAAGTTTCCTCAGGCAACAACTATCAAGGTCACAGACATTTCAG GTGGTTGCGGGGCCATGTATGAAATCCATATAGAATCAGAAGAATTTAAAGACAAGCGAACTGTGCAACAGCACCAGATGGTTAACAAG GCGCTGAAGGAGGAGATTAAATCCATGCACGGGCTGAGGATTTTCACTTCGGTCCCCAAGTCCTGA